DNA from Coffea eugenioides isolate CCC68of unplaced genomic scaffold, Ceug_1.0 ScVebR1_594;HRSCAF=1295, whole genome shotgun sequence:
AGGCCACAATTTTGAATTGAAATCCATAAGgaagagaaaggagagagaaaGCGAAAGAGAGGGTATGGATAgctgttttcatttttcttgggATATTCTACCCACGTAAATCTAAAACCCTAAATTATTCGCTCTCTCTTCCTCTCGGATCAAATATGTTCCTGTAAACAGTTACTTCTTTGAAGCTGGAACCATCTACTTGAGGGAGAAAATGAGCAGCAGAAAGGAAGAAGAGCGAAATGAGAAGATAATAAGAGGCCTCATGAAGCTCCCACCCAATCGCCGATGTATTAACTGCAACAGCTTggtattttttttgtttatttgatttagTTTTTTACTTTATTGCTAAATTGATCCTTCCATTTTCGTTTTATCACTGCAGGATTTGCTGCTTGAAAAAGAATTTCATTTCTACACTATGAAAACGATAAATTCTGTAATTTTTTTGGCTTTATCTAAACAgagaattgttttttttttttgttttttttccaaTCGTTGgttaaaattttaaatgtatTGATGTTAGCAAAAGGTTTTGCTCATGGTAGTAGTTTccgttgagaaattaaatcaggAATGGCAAAGAAAAATGGTTATTCCTTTGAAAGCCAGTACTACGAATATTTCCTTTGAAAAATGGGTGCGTTTGATAGTTTAGAgttatggctttgatatttggtATTTGTTTTCTAATGTGTGTGCACATGCTCATTTTGCAGGGTCCTCAATATGTCTGTACAAATTTCTGGACATTTGTCTGCATGACTTGCAGTGGAATACAGTGAgttttttatcttcatttttaTTGGAGATTTTGTTGGTTGCATAacggatttttttttatgaatgttATTTTTCGTAGGTAAACTTATTTAT
Protein-coding regions in this window:
- the LOC113758592 gene encoding probable ADP-ribosylation factor GTPase-activating protein AGD14, giving the protein MSSRKEEERNEKIIRGLMKLPPNRRCINCNSLGPQYVCTNFWTFVCMTCSGIHREFTHRVKSVSMAKFTFQEVEALQNGGNQVNIVCYSFINCLFSYFV